A genomic window from Solanum stenotomum isolate F172 chromosome 10, ASM1918654v1, whole genome shotgun sequence includes:
- the LOC125841273 gene encoding flowering time control protein FY — translation MMASGDPHQHQHQHPPLPQQQFQQQHQQQPQQQHQQQHQQQHQQQPQQQHQQQHQQQHQQQHPPHFGEFPRGPQPLPGPPPMMRQPSASSTTLNAQPPGPPPHPSYDAHADSFAAKRMRKIGQRRAVDYTSTVVRYMQIRMWQRDSRDRTVLQPSPAAAVDILPAVAYLDNPSTSFAAKFVHTSLNKNRCSINCLAWTPSGRRLVTGSQSGEFTLWNGQSFNFEMILQAHDQAVRSMVWSHNDNWMVTGDDGGTLKYWQNNMNNVKAHKNAHKESIRELSFCSTDLKFCSCSDDTTIKIWDFARCQEERSLSGHGWDVKSVDWHPTKSLLVSGGKDNLVKLWDAKSGKELSSFHGHKNTVLCVKWNQNGNWVLTASKDQIIKLYDIRAMKEVESFRGHQKDVTSLAWHPFHEEYFVSGSFDGSIFHWLVGHEAPQVEITNAHETGVWDLAWHPIGYLLCSGSNDQTTKFWCRNRPGDSARDKFNLGQQGLGDQHNVLGRMPGNFPGPEPPSTPGAFASGMLRTEGTIPGVGAAMPLSIPSLDSSSQGEQKTSMPLGAPPLPPGPHPSLLGSNQQQAYQQNMQQAQQQQSLPQQMTSLPLQPPNLPQLQPPHMPLMPHPHLPRPPHQLQPVNMPGLQSSMPGSGPIQGMPPMGIQGNMNQMGPPMPQGHFVGMPPGSGPQGNVPPGGMPNGLPNMQGPQNSGGNQMFPPVRGFNRPQAGQMPLMPGLNPYQQSGNPNTPPGMHMQSNFGHQSGMPPPLPPGPPPHNQGHQ, via the exons ATGATGGCGAGTGGTGATCCTCATCAGCACCAGCACCAGCACCCGCCGCTGCCACAGCAACAATTCCAGCAACAACACCAGCAACAACCCCAGCAACAACACCAGCAACAGCACCAGCAACAGCACCAGCAACAACCCCAGCAACAACACCAGCAACAACACCAGCAACAGCACCAGCAACAACACCCTCCACATTTTGGAGAGTTTCCAAGGGGTCCACAACCTCTGCCAGGTCCACCTCCCATGATGCGGCAGCCATCTGCATCCTCCACTACTCTTAATGCTCAGCCACCTGGACCTCCTCCTCATCCTTCTTATGACG CTCATGCTGACAGTTTTGCTGCAAAGAGAATGAGAAAAATTGGCCAGAGAAGAGCAGTTGACTACACTAGTACAGTTGTAAGATATATGCAG ATCCGCATGTGGCAGCGCGATTCAAGGGATAGGACAGTGTTACAACCTAGCCCAGCAGCAGCAGTTGAT ATATTGCCAGCAGTTGCCTATTTGGATAATCCATCCACAAGTTTTGCTGCTAAATTTGTTCATACATCTCTAAATAAAAACCGTTGTTCAATCAATTGTCTTGCG TGGACTCCTAGTGGGCGGCGCCTTGTTACTGGATCTCAAAGTGGTGAATTCACACTATGGAATGGGCAATCATTTAACTTTGAAATGATACTTCAG GCTCATGATCAAGCAGTCAGGTCAATGGTATGGAGCCACAATGATAACTGGATGGTCACTGGTGATGATGGGGGAACactaaa GTATTGGCAAAACAATATGAATAATGTCAAAGCCCATAAGAATGCACATAAAGAATCAATACGAGAATTGAG CTTCTGTAGTACAGATTTAAAATTCTGCTCCTGCTCTGACGACACTACCATTAAAATATGGGACTTCGCAAGGTGCCAAGAAGAGCGCTCATTATCTG GCCATGGTTGGGATGTGAAGAGTGTTGATTGGCACCCTACAAAGTCTCTATTAGTCTCAG GTGGAAAAGATAATCTTGTTAAACTTTGGGATGCCAAGTCAGGAAAGGAGCTTTCGTCATT TCACGGACATAAGAATACCGTTCTCTGTGTAAAGTGGAATCAAAACGGTAACTGGGTCCTTACTGCTTCCAAGGATCAAATTATCAAG CTTTATGACATACGTGCTATGAAGGAGGTTGAGTCATTCCGAGGGCATCAGAAGGATGTGACAT CACTGGCCTGGCATCCATTTCATGAAGAATATTTCGTCAGTGGAAGCTTTGATGGTTCAATATTTCATTGGCTTGTGGG GCATGAAGCACCTCAAGTAGAAATTACAAATGCACATGAAACTGGTGTTTGGGATCTTGCGTGGCACCCCATTGGCTATCTCCTTTGCAG TGGCAGCAATGATCAGACAACAAAGTTCTGGTGCAGAAATAGGCCTGGGGACTCCGCTCGTGATAAATTCAATTTAGGACAGCAAG GTTTGGGTGATCAACACAATGTTCTTGGTCGCATGCCTGGTAATTTTCCAGGTCCTGAGCCCCCATCAACTCCTGGAGCATTTGCCTCTGGTATGTTACGAACTGAGGGTACAATACCTGGAGTTGGAGCTGCAATGCCACTGTCTATCCCATCACTTGATTCATCTTCTCAAGGAGAACAGAAGACTTCAATGCCTTTAGGagctcctcctcttcctcctggTCCACATCCATCGCTTCTTGGAAGTAATCAGCAGCAAGCATATCAACAAAACATGCAGCAAGCTCAGCAGCAGCAGTCACTACCTCAACAAATGACTTCTCTTCCTTTGCAACCACCGAATTTGCCACAGCTACAGCCTCCACATATGCCTCTAATGCCACATCCTCATCTACCTCGGCCACCACATCAACTACAACCAGTAAACATGCCTGGCCTTCAATCTTCAATGCCAGGATCTGGACCCATCCAAGGAATGCCTCCGATG GGGATACAAGGTAACATGAATCAGATGGGCCCTCCAATGCCTCAAGGTCATTTTGTTGGCATGCCTCCTGGATCTGGACCGCAGGGCAATGTTCCCCCTGGTGGAATGCCAAATGGATTGCCAAACATGCAAGGCCCTCAAAATTCAGGAGGCAATCAGATGTTTCCACCAGTACGAGGCTTCAACAGGCCACAAGCTGGGCAGATGCCGCTCATGCCTGGACTTAATCCTTATCAG CAATCTGGAAATCCAAACACACCACCTGGAATGCACATGCAGTCAAACTTTGGTCATCAATCTGGAATGCCTCCGCCACTGCCGCCAGGGCCTCCACCACATAATCAAGGACATCAATAG